Genomic segment of Pseudomonas sp. DY-1:
CCGCGATAGTCCGGCAGGCCGAAGGTGACCTGGCCATTGCCGCCGTACAGGGTGCCGAGCAGCGAGAACAGGGCGGAGTTCTGCGCGATGGACATCACTTGGCCCTGGCATAAGGCCCACCCACGGGGGGCGAAGTTGAAGCCGACCATACGGATTTCGCCGAGGAAGGGATCACTCATTGCTGTTGCTCCTTGTTGATGCCGCCCAGGCGGCAGGGTGCGCATCGATGCGCGGACAACTCTTTGATCCGGACTGCCCTACAGGGCCTTGCGGCAGTGGAACACTGCCTGCAACAAATGGTGTTCACCGTCCTCGTCCGGCCCGATGGGACTCAGCATCACCGTCCATTCGGCATTGCTGGGGCTACGCAACCGATAGCTGTGTTGTGGCATCTGGATGCCCACCGGCTGCGCGAAGATGGCGCTGTAGCATTCATGGCGCGAGTTCATCGCCTGGCCCTCGCTGACCTCGATCAGCATCACGGCGACGCCTTCGCCGCTCTCCCAGCTCAGCTGCCATGGCTGATGAAGCTGCTGTTCGAAATCCTGGCGAGTCGGGATCAGGCTCATGCGGAAGCTTCCTGTGCGAGTGAGGTCCTGGCGCTGCGCTGCATCTGCAGATACACGCGGTTATTGCCCGTGACGACGAAGCCGAAACGGCTGTACAGACGCGTGGCCGGGTTACCAGGCTCAACGAAAAGGCGGATCGCCTTGCCGGTCTCATCCGCCTCGTTGGTCAGGGCCTGTAGATAGCGCGTGCCGATACCTTGCCCGCGCCAGTCGGGCAAAAGGGCGATATCGATCAGATTGAGAGTGTTCGGTCCACGGAAGACGTACAGCCGGCCGATGGCCTGACTCCGATGGCAGATCAGCGAGAACTGCGCATCGTGGTAGTGCTCCTGGTAATAACGGTGCTGGGCGTCGAATTGCTGGGCGAGGAAGGCATCGATGGCGGGCTGGCTCCATCCAGTGGAGGCCATTTCATCGGCACGGGTCGTCGAGTAAAGCTCCCGCAGGAACGCCATGTCGGCATTCGCTATGGGGCGAAGATTCAACTCCAGAGTTGGCATGAGACCGTGCGTCCTTGCTGACTGCCCCC
This window contains:
- a CDS encoding GNAT family N-acetyltransferase — protein: MPTLELNLRPIANADMAFLRELYSTTRADEMASTGWSQPAIDAFLAQQFDAQHRYYQEHYHDAQFSLICHRSQAIGRLYVFRGPNTLNLIDIALLPDWRGQGIGTRYLQALTNEADETGKAIRLFVEPGNPATRLYSRFGFVVTGNNRVYLQMQRSARTSLAQEASA